From Arachis hypogaea cultivar Tifrunner chromosome 3, arahy.Tifrunner.gnm2.J5K5, whole genome shotgun sequence:
gggctgagcttgaatgttacacgtgtagaggcttttattggagttaaacgccaagttgtaacgtgtttctggcgttcaactctggttcgtgacgtgtttctggcgtttgactccagaatgcagcatggaactggcgttgagcgccaatttacgtcatcaaatctcgaataaagtatggactattatatattgctggaaagctctggatgtctactttccaacgccgtggagagagtgccatttggagttctgtagctccagaaaatccatttcgagtgcagggaggtcagattccaacagcatcagcaatcctttgtcagccttcttatcagagttttgctcaagtccctcaatttcagccaaaaaatacttgaaatcacagaaaaatacacaaactcatagtaaagtccagaaatgtaaatttaacataaaaacttatgaaaatatccctaaaagtagttagatcatactaaaaactacctaaaaataataccaaaaagcgtataaattatccgctcatcagtcgtcAAACCCCTTGCCATCTCAACTGCGAGAaagatcaaaaagaaaaaaagcataaGTATCTAACTCAGAACCAAAAAAAAAGATCACAGACCAACATAGGCCCGACAAGCAACCGGGTCACCCATCACATCCCTGGGATTCAGAGGACGCTCCCCAAACAACTGCCACAAGACAAGGGCGATGTCCCAGTCTTCCGCAGTCAAAAACTCCTGCGTCACCCAAGTAAAAACGGACAGCCCCGCACCAAAATTCCAATATGTATGGAACCGCCGTTCACCCTCCAACATCAACTAGAACGGATGACGCCCCCTAGTAGGACGGACTTTGAAATACCCATTCTTAAACCCATGAAAAGAATCTTCGTACAAGTCGAAGACCCGATGATGAGGCTGAGCCCTAAAAGACATATACCCCTTCTTGTGCTTCCTTTCCTTGGATGGAAGGGTGcacaagaagagaaaaaggaaaacatTCACGGACACCGGAAGCTCCAAAAACTCGCACACGAGCTCGAAAGTCCGGATCGCCACCCAGCTATTCGGGTGCAGCTGGGACGGCGCCACGAAACACCGACTCAACAACTGTTGAACAAAAGGGGAAAATGGGAGCTGCACGCCAAGACGGGTGAACATTGGCTCGTACACCCACATCCAATCCGGAACGGTCGGCAAGTCCAAATTGGTGTAACAGACCCTCTCGTCAACCCCCGGAACGGAAAACTCGTAACGACCCTCGGCGTCGCCACCCCCGCAGACAGCCCCTCGTCACGGAGCCGCTAGAGGTCTGCCTCCGTCATCCGCGAAGGCGTCCCCCATACATCACTGGTAACCCAGGAGTAAAGGGAAGGGACACCCCCCGCAGGTATCACCAGAGCTCTCACACCTTCAGTCCTCCGGCGAGCCATACCTAAAACAGCGATGAGCACCACTGTCAGCCTAAACGACACGGCAGAAAACGGCGGGGGGAACGGAAAAACAGATACCACTACCCATTACCAACTAAACAGTGGTGCTCATCCCCCCTTTATAAAACCCACCAACAAAAAGAGCAGAAACGCCATACACAAAGGTGCGACCCCAATCCACACTAAACACAGAAATAAAAAGCAGACAAGTACAGAATAACAAACACTGCAAAGTAAACAAGAGCAAAAGGAAACCAACCTGGAAATGCGAGCGTGAGATACTAGAGCAAAGAAGCAGAAGCACAACAGCAGAAAGGCAGAATAGCACCAAAGtaaaatagaaaagagaagaagctCCCATAAAGAAAAACTGGAAAATGAAACAAACGAGGGAAGGATAGTAGGAAAGCCAAAACGGTTTTAAAACAAAGGACGAAAAGACGTAAATATCCCTGCAGATAAACATGGGATGCAAGGGCAAAAAAGGAAAGTAACACAAACGTCCCCTCACAATAAATACTCCCTCGGAAAACGAAACTGACAAAGCACGCCTCAGAAAATGCAACGGACGCAAGAATACAAAAAGGGTCACGCCAATCAAACGACCAGGCGGACCCCAACTTAAtagccaaacaagataagataagatatccaccatcacctataaatagaggacccaggtccttccaggtattcattcattcctcacaccttatacctctcagatctattctgacttgagcgtcggagtgtctttgcagataCCTCCCCTCATTGCTCCAGTCAGATAATCCGACATCCGCCTCGACCCGCAAGttcccgatccatctctcaacccgtaccagagacatcttgtacaaaaATCTACATTAATTTTGTTACGAAGAAGCTTGAAGGATGCAGAACTTTAGCCAAAGACACCAAAACTAGCATCAATTTGGGGGTTGAGAAGGTTTTTGTCCATGGAGAAGAGAAGATTCAGCTTGATCCAGAACGCAAAGACCAGAGACAGAGGTAGAGCCACCTTACACTACTACCAGCCACCACTAGTTGACCAGTCAAGACGCACAGGCCACAGGGCCAGACACTTAATTTTTTCATTTCGGACTTTAGATGCAGAAAAATTGAGAGGCGAAAATGGAGGTAAGGAGGTTAACCTGCAACTGTTAGGTGGAAGATAGAGAAAAACTGAGGAAAACAAGGGAGAAGataaagaatgatgaaaacaCCCATTTCTTAAAAATTATAACCGAATAAACCTAAAGAAAAAGTATATTTACATATTCTTTTTCAGCGCACTGGTGCGTCAAAATTGTTTTGGGCGCTTCGGTGACAAAGCATAGGTTGGCCACCTCTTTCTATCATCCCTGTTTGGTTTCGCAATGAATACAAAGTAATTACAAGTGTAGTATTTCGTACATGGTACAAAGCCATATTTCATCATGGACGTGCAGCAATACCATTGGGTGAGATTAGCAACATGCTAGGACTTACTAATCATATTGTATGACTCTAAAACTAAAAAGATTGCATTCAATCTAAAATGATTTCTCTACAAGggttaaaataatttatacacCCGGATGATCatcttgatttgtcactaattactcgctcaaatcatcatcaaaataattaagatcAGAGTCATTGTCAGTGGCAGCATTAATGTTAGCATGGTCTACATCCGGTGATCCTACTGCTAAATCAGCCATAGTTTCCAGCTCAAGCGTTCCCTTCAAAGATCGTGCAGCTCCATCATCATAATCAATTAAATCATTTTCATATTGATCATCTTGTTCAATTCCATCATAGATGttctgcacaaacaaacaaacaaacaaaaaaattaaaaactcagTAGAGACAACCTcggtttcaaattttaattcaaacattCGAGTATTCAACCAATGAGACATAATTAATTATCTGGGTTAGAATGCCCTTTGAATTCAAGTTACAATAAAAAAAGCACAGCATTACTCATGTATTGTGTTAAAACTGGTACCAACAGAATGCTCCCACAGCACTCGGTACAACGAAAAAAAAGACTGAACAGGTTACCCTATAGGCAAAATACTCTCAGCTGGAATTTATTGAATGGAAATGCAGAAATTACAATAGAATAGAAAAATGATAGCAGAGGAATTTCGAGAGTCCTCTTCTCTCCTAGCCTAggcctttccaaatcttttcctgCCTCAATACCTATTCAGTTCCTTCTTTTATTGCCTCACCCTCTCTCTAATTGAAATCTTCACAATCATACAGTTCCCTGATTCTCCTCTGATTGATTCAATCAGTTATTGCCTCCTAAAATCATGCAGTCCCTGATTCTCCTCTAACTGACTCAATCAGTTATTGCTTCCTAAAATAAATCAGTTATTTAAATCAGTTATTCCTCCCTTTCCTTTATTATTTCGTCTAGAATAATGATAAGGTAAAGGGATTATTATCTTCCCTTTTTTAGCTGCCTGCACTGCTGACTCAACATTCTCCTCAGGGTACGTAACATATTGCAAAAACTAATGCTTCACAATCATACATTCATGTTCAAGAGAGCAGAAAGCTGTAGTACCTTATCAACATCAGAGCTTTGTAAATTGGTGTCCGTTATCCAATCCTTGAGTAAGTGCTCTAGCAGAACATTGTCAACAGAGGTTGACCTTGAGTCCCTAGACCTTTTTCTTAATTGGGATTCTCTAAGTCGCAAGTTGTAGTGCACGTAGATAAGGTCATTCAGTTTCTTCTGTGTTAGACGATTTTGACTTTTACTGTATATCTGATCATATATACTCCACTCATGCTCACGCACAAAGGTTGAGCATGTCTGACTTAATATGCGCACAGCTATCCTTTGCAACTCTATGCAGCTTATTCCATGTTGTTGCCACCACGCAGCTAGTGAcgtgaaaaaggggaaaagaatcAATTCAAATTTATCATTAAATGAGTCTATGCACCTACAGGCAATGTAACCAGAAACCCAGTATACGTTGCATTTAGCAGCAACACAGCAGTTTTTACCTGGTTCAAGATCTGTTCTTGTGCTAATTGCCAATTCAGTTCCAAAGTCATCTTGTGCAGAATTATAATGAGCAATCTGGAAATGACATCACTTTGTCCTAGATTAATAAATATATCTAATAATACAAGTATCTTGTAGCAGTCTCTAATAACATCTTACCTGCATTGATGCAGATATCCGTCTCATATTGTCTGGCTCTAGCCGAACAATACATTCATTGAGCCCCCGGACTACCTCAGAATGCTACAGTCGTATATCAAACATGTGCTTCAGGAGAGAAGttgaataaaatttgaaaattttataaaactaggAAACAttcaatatttttcacatacCGCCACAAAATCTTGCCGATACCTGTAGGAGGGATTCAAGAAGTACGCAGCCAAGTAAAGTGGGTGACAAAACAGAGAGTTACAATGACTGTCTATCACCTTCCAGAATGGTTCATATTTACGTGCATCATCACCATTAACAGATTTGATTGCAAGTTTTGCTCGGTACATATCATTATATATGTATGGCATCGAGAAGCTCTCACCACTACAAACCTTTTGAAGTACATGCATGATGGGATCTACTGACTTTCTAACATACTGCATTTTCTTCCAAAACGTGACATTCAAGACAATTTTTTCCACCTCTTTCCCCTCATTTGTCCTGGAGAACCTGCATGAAATCCAGTTGTTTGATAGAAACATTCTTTTGAGCCCAACTCTATGATCCAACAAGCTCCGCAATGTAGCAAAGCTAGAGGCATACTGTGTCCCAGCTGTGTTTAAAAGCTCCTGCCCCTCAGTAAATTCATTTTTCATAAGATTTAACAACCATATTTGATTGTATATTAGTTTTGTAATTTTCTGGCCTTTTTCAATGCACTCTTCCACACATCTTATCTTCATAAAATCTTCTAGTATTCGATTAATACAATAAGTGGCACAAGGAGTCCAAAACAAATTCCTTCGCTTCTCTTCAAGCATTTTCCCAGCAGTTTTATAGTTGGGAGTATTTTCAGTTATGACCTACATGACAAGTGGATAAGGAAGACAAAATGTTAGAGCCAAATTCCCAGCAGTGTTAAAAGTGTATTATTTGTAAGGGTGCAAGGAGAGTAGGAGGTAGGCAAACATTTGGGCTAGGCTTAGAAGAGTCTGAGCTGCTAGTGCTCAGACGCTCACTCTTATTTTGCTAATTTTCTCTCTATCTCCAGATTCATTCTTCCATATCATTCTTCCATCTTTTCTGTTTTCCAGTTGTAATTTCTATTGCAAAATAACTCATGACAGTTACATGGTGGTATTTATGATGGAGGAGGATGCTACAAGAATAAGAGAAAAAACATTTTACCTGCACCACATTTTCCTCACCTATTTCCTCCACCACCTTGTCCAGAAGCTTGAATAGATTTGGTGCATCTTCTACTACATTAGTAGCATCAACTGAAGAAACAAAGTATACGCCATGAGGACAAGAAACAAGAAAGTTAATAATTGTTCTTCCCTGTACATCTCTCCAACTATCTGCCATTACAGAACAACCAGTAATTGCCCAGGAAGCCTTGTATTCGACGAGATAATTCCTAATGGAATCTATTTCCTCCTGCAAAAAGCGACCAGACATAAGTTGGCTTGGTGGACATACCAGTCCCTGTCCATATTGACCAACAACTTCAAGCATTTTATGAAAATATAAGGAGTCTGCAGCCTGTACAGGAATCCCAGCATGGTAAAAGAACTTGCAAATTGTAGAAATGACTTCCTTGCGCAATTTTTTAGTGGGCCCAGTCTTAACCTTGACTTGATTGAAAGCTTGAGGAGGCTGATTCTTGGGCAGTTTCAGGTATATGTTATCCAACCTAGATCTTCTCAATACAGGTTCAGGACCAGTACTTGGCGGCATTGCCTTGAAGGTCTTCCTAAAGCCTTTAGACAATCTGTTATCAACATCAATCAATGTTTCCTTGTTCACATGATGCGAAGCATCTTCCATCTGCtcatattcatcttcttcttcttcatcatcatcatcatcattaactGATTTTGCATAGAAAGGAATCAATTCCTTAGCCTCAGGTTGCCTATGTCTCCTTCCAGTGCGATGCCATTTCATATTCTCTTTAATCTTAAGATAAACTTCTTCAGGAGCATTTTTACAAGGTGCTACCTCTCCAGGAATTCTAGCCAGATGCTGTTTAAACCGATTAATACCTCCACTAACAATTTTCTCACAATAGTTGCATTtcactttcttctttctctcatcTTGAGCAACACCATGTTCCCACCCTGGGTCAACATATCCTAATGAACGAAGAGGTGTAAAGTTTATAGATACACTTCTATCATCCATCAACTGCTTCCCTTTGCTTCTACACTCAATTTgctcttcatcatcttcatcatcattagaCTGAAAATTCATATATGCTTGAGCATCAATGTGCTTCTGTTTCTTGTTGGATCGACACCCTTCCAGGTTTTCCTTCATTCTTAAGTAGACTTCCTCAGGAGCCTTTTCACAATATGTTACTTCACCAGAAACTCGGGCTAAATGCTGCTTTAATCTGTATATGCCACCACTAACTATTTTCCCACAATAATTGCATCTAACCTTCTTTTTCCGCTCATCTTGGGCAATACCATGATCCCAACCGGGATCAACAAATCCACTGGAGCGTAATGGAGGCATTATATCCAAAATTGAGCTGTTACAATTCCAGTTACATATGCATGAGTGGTCGAGTGCCTAGTATTAGGCACATAACAAACCAAAACTATGACATAGTAATGTAAGAGCCTTCCCTGTTCCAACAATTGTGATGTATAGCAAATAGAGTTAGCCGCCAAAATATTAGAGCTTTAAACCAgtgtaacataattttttttatctttgaaaATAAACCATGGAAGTAATTGCCACATCATGCAAGTATAAAACTAAAACTATCTAGGATATCTATGTTTTTAGATCAATTGTATAACTTATTCAACGTATTAAGACTATTTGCAATCTTTTCTAGAGCTTGGAAGTATTACATGTTGGATTGCTGGTTGGCACCTTTGGATAATGCAAACTATTAAGCATATTTATCTGCCAAGAAACTAGGAACAATGTGAAATTATAACACTTAAGGATTGAATCATTAGAAAGGTTGGGTTAGTTACTAGAAGTGAGCTCATTGATTCTTTTCAAAATATATGAATAAAGTTGATATCGGAATCGTATCCTTGTGTTTgtctctaatttagccaatcgaCTCAAGGGGGCAGGGAAGAGCTATCTACCATCTCCCATTTTCAAATAAATCATAATTCAGCGTTTACTATTTAGCTCTAAGCCGTCCATAATTTGAAAAAAGTTTCTGCATGAAATCTCATGAAATGTTGACATCAAACAGTAAAACAATGTTGTAAAATTGCCGACATACATAGTAActtgaggaaaaaaaaaaaaaaaaaaaaaaaagaggagttgAAATTATGTTGTTCTCAGTTGGTAATCATTGCCAGTTTAATATATTAGTTATTATACATAAACTCAAGAAAAAAAGGA
This genomic window contains:
- the LOC112790632 gene encoding uncharacterized protein encodes the protein MPPLRSSGFVDPGWDHGIAQDERKKKVRCNYCGKIVSGGIYRLKQHLARVSGEVTYCEKAPEEVYLRMKENLEGCRSNKKQKHIDAQAYMNFQSNDDEDDEEQIECRSKGKQLMDDRSVSINFTPLRSLGYVDPGWEHGVAQDERKKKVKCNYCEKIVSGGINRFKQHLARIPGEVAPCKNAPEEVYLKIKENMKWHRTGRRHRQPEAKELIPFYAKSVNDDDDDEEEEDEYEQMEDASHHVNKETLIDVDNRLSKGFRKTFKAMPPSTGPEPVLRRSRLDNIYLKLPKNQPPQAFNQVKVKTGPTKKLRKEVISTICKFFYHAGIPVQAADSLYFHKMLEVVGQYGQGLVCPPSQLMSGRFLQEEIDSIRNYLVEYKASWAITGCSVMADSWRDVQGRTIINFLVSCPHGVYFVSSVDATNVVEDAPNLFKLLDKVVEEIGEENVVQVITENTPNYKTAGKMLEEKRRNLFWTPCATYCINRILEDFMKIRCVEECIEKGQKITKLIYNQIWLLNLMKNEFTEGQELLNTAGTQYASSFATLRSLLDHRVGLKRMFLSNNWISCRFSRTNEGKEVEKIVLNVTFWKKMQYVRKSVDPIMHVLQKVCSGESFSMPYIYNDMYRAKLAIKSVNGDDARKYEPFWKVIDSHCNSLFCHPLYLAAYFLNPSYRYRQDFVAHSEVVRGLNECIVRLEPDNMRRISASMQIAHYNSAQDDFGTELAISTRTDLEPAAWWQQHGISCIELQRIAVRILSQTCSTFVREHEWSIYDQIYSKSQNRLTQKKLNDLIYVHYNLRLRESQLRKRSRDSRSTSVDNVLLEHLLKDWITDTNLQSSDVDKNIYDGIEQDDQYENDLIDYDDGAARSLKGTLELETMADLAVGSPDVDHANINAATDNDSDLNYFDDDLSE